One window of the Rhinoraja longicauda isolate Sanriku21f chromosome 2, sRhiLon1.1, whole genome shotgun sequence genome contains the following:
- the c1ql3a gene encoding complement C1q-like protein 3 isoform X1 yields the protein MVLLLVILIPVLVNSAGTSAHYEMLGTCRMVCDPYDTKATTAAAETVRDHSVMPLPTFIQGPKGDPGRSGKAGPRGPPGEPGPPGSIGPPGGKGELGRQGHPGSPGPPGSSAGAISAATYSTVPKIAFYAGLKRPHEGYEILKFDDVVTNLGNHYDPTTGKFTCSIPGIYFFTYHVLMRGGDGTSMWADLCKNGQVRASAIAQDADQNYDYASNSVVLHLDAGDEVYIKLDGGKAHGGNNNNFIHWLSRLAISMLGFHFTRCGEQRFSDDDYNCIVK from the exons ATGGTCCTTCTGTTGGTTATCTTGATCCCGGTGCTGGTGAACTCTGCCGGTACCTCCGCCCACTACGAGATGCTGGGCACCTGCAGGATGGTCTGCGACCCTTACGACACGAAAGCCACCACGGCGGCGGCAGAGACGGTGCGGGACCACAGTGTGATGCCTTTGCCCactttcatccaaggacccaagggGGACCCGGGGAGGTCGGGTAAAGCCGGGCCGAGGGGTCCGCCCGGTGAACCGGGGCCGCCGGGCTCCATCGGGCCACCGGGAGGAAAGGGTGAGCTGGGCAGGCAGGGACACCCAGGCTCACCGGGACCTCCAGGGTCAAGTGCCGGAGCCATCAGCGCTGCCACCTACAGCACAGTGCCGAAGATTGCCTTCTACGCCGGCCTCAAGCGACCGCACGAAGGTTACGAgatcctcaaattcgacgacgtGGTCACCAATCTCGGGAACCACTACGACCCGACCACAGGAAAGTTCACCTGctccatcccggggatttacTTCTTCACTTATCATGTTTTGATGAGAGGCGGGGATGGTACCAGCATGTGGGCAGACCTGTGTAAAAATGGCCAG GTTCGGGCCAGTGCTATTGCTCAGGACGCCGACCAGAACTACGACTATGCGAGTAACAGCGTGGTGCTCCACTTGGATGCAGGAGATGAAGTTTACATTAAACTGGATGGCGGCAAGGCCCACGGCGGCAACAACAACAA CTTTATCCATTGGTTGTCGCGACTAGCCATTTCTATGCTTGGATTCCACTTTACTCGCTGTGGTGAGCAAAGATTTTCTGACGATGATTATAATTGCATTGTTAAATGA
- the c1ql3a gene encoding complement C1q-like protein 3 isoform X2: protein MVLLLVILIPVLVNSAGTSAHYEMLGTCRMVCDPYDTKATTAAAETVRDHSVMPLPTFIQGPKGDPGRSGKAGPRGPPGEPGPPGSIGPPGGKGELGRQGHPGSPGPPGSSAGAISAATYSTVPKIAFYAGLKRPHEGYEILKFDDVVTNLGNHYDPTTGKFTCSIPGIYFFTYHVLMRGGDGTSMWADLCKNGQVRASAIAQDADQNYDYASNSVVLHLDAGDEVYIKLDGGKAHGGNNNNFIHWLSRLAISMLGFHFTRCVRYYLLS, encoded by the exons ATGGTCCTTCTGTTGGTTATCTTGATCCCGGTGCTGGTGAACTCTGCCGGTACCTCCGCCCACTACGAGATGCTGGGCACCTGCAGGATGGTCTGCGACCCTTACGACACGAAAGCCACCACGGCGGCGGCAGAGACGGTGCGGGACCACAGTGTGATGCCTTTGCCCactttcatccaaggacccaagggGGACCCGGGGAGGTCGGGTAAAGCCGGGCCGAGGGGTCCGCCCGGTGAACCGGGGCCGCCGGGCTCCATCGGGCCACCGGGAGGAAAGGGTGAGCTGGGCAGGCAGGGACACCCAGGCTCACCGGGACCTCCAGGGTCAAGTGCCGGAGCCATCAGCGCTGCCACCTACAGCACAGTGCCGAAGATTGCCTTCTACGCCGGCCTCAAGCGACCGCACGAAGGTTACGAgatcctcaaattcgacgacgtGGTCACCAATCTCGGGAACCACTACGACCCGACCACAGGAAAGTTCACCTGctccatcccggggatttacTTCTTCACTTATCATGTTTTGATGAGAGGCGGGGATGGTACCAGCATGTGGGCAGACCTGTGTAAAAATGGCCAG GTTCGGGCCAGTGCTATTGCTCAGGACGCCGACCAGAACTACGACTATGCGAGTAACAGCGTGGTGCTCCACTTGGATGCAGGAGATGAAGTTTACATTAAACTGGATGGCGGCAAGGCCCACGGCGGCAACAACAACAA CTTTATCCATTGGTTGTCGCGACTAGCCATTTCTATGCTTGGATTCCACTTTACTCGCTGTG TAAGATACTATCTACTTTCCTGA
- the c1ql3a gene encoding complement C1q-like protein 3 isoform X3 has protein sequence MVLLLVILIPVLVNSAGTSAHYEMLGTCRMVCDPYDTKATTAAAETVRDHSVMPLPTFIQGPKGDPGRSGKAGPRGPPGEPGPPGSIGPPGGKGELGRQGHPGSPGPPGSSAGAISAATYSTVPKIAFYAGLKRPHEGYEILKFDDVVTNLGNHYDPTTGKFTCSIPGIYFFTYHVLMRGGDGTSMWADLCKNGQVRASAIAQDADQNYDYASNSVVLHLDAGDEVYIKLDGGKAHGGNNNKYSTFSGFIVYAD, from the exons ATGGTCCTTCTGTTGGTTATCTTGATCCCGGTGCTGGTGAACTCTGCCGGTACCTCCGCCCACTACGAGATGCTGGGCACCTGCAGGATGGTCTGCGACCCTTACGACACGAAAGCCACCACGGCGGCGGCAGAGACGGTGCGGGACCACAGTGTGATGCCTTTGCCCactttcatccaaggacccaagggGGACCCGGGGAGGTCGGGTAAAGCCGGGCCGAGGGGTCCGCCCGGTGAACCGGGGCCGCCGGGCTCCATCGGGCCACCGGGAGGAAAGGGTGAGCTGGGCAGGCAGGGACACCCAGGCTCACCGGGACCTCCAGGGTCAAGTGCCGGAGCCATCAGCGCTGCCACCTACAGCACAGTGCCGAAGATTGCCTTCTACGCCGGCCTCAAGCGACCGCACGAAGGTTACGAgatcctcaaattcgacgacgtGGTCACCAATCTCGGGAACCACTACGACCCGACCACAGGAAAGTTCACCTGctccatcccggggatttacTTCTTCACTTATCATGTTTTGATGAGAGGCGGGGATGGTACCAGCATGTGGGCAGACCTGTGTAAAAATGGCCAG GTTCGGGCCAGTGCTATTGCTCAGGACGCCGACCAGAACTACGACTATGCGAGTAACAGCGTGGTGCTCCACTTGGATGCAGGAGATGAAGTTTACATTAAACTGGATGGCGGCAAGGCCCACGGCGGCAACAACAACAAGTACAGCACCTTCTCTGGATTTATAGTCTACGCTgactga